Genomic DNA from Hordeum vulgare subsp. vulgare chromosome 2H, MorexV3_pseudomolecules_assembly, whole genome shotgun sequence:
tatttttaaaggagtaaaaggaattttttattttgttaaaacattttcttttgtgtttgttctCTGTGTttataaaaaaagaagaagaaggagggagagaggagccCAGCCCAGCCTTTGAGCCTGCCAAGGCCCAAGTCCCGTGTAACCTAGCGCCAGGAGAGAGCTCCTTGCTCGAATCCCGCAGCGCCGTCATCCTCGTCCCGTGCCTCTCTCATTCTTCCCCAGCTGTCAATCCCCTTCTCCTCCCTGCGATCCCTTCTCCGCTCCCCGCGCTTGCCTCCATGCCCAAGGTGCCGCGAGCCCCCATGCTCGCGCCGGCTTGCTTGTCGCTGGAGCCGTGCGCCCCTTGCCGCCTGTGCCCTCTCCTTCGCCGGTGCGCCGCCCCGCCGTGCTCCACCCCGTGCGCCGACATGCGTGCCTGCCTCGCTGCTCTcctccgccggcgccgccccgggaCCAGCTCCTGCCGCCGGTGTGCTGCGTGGCCTTCCCGAGCCAGCCCTATGCCGTAGTCCCTCCAGGCCCCGGCCTCCTCCTGCCTCCTGCCGCTGCCATCGCGTTGTTGTGCTGTTGCCCGCTGCATGCTGCTGGATGTTGCTTGCCGATGCCTTGCTGCCAGCTAGCTGCCGTTGCTGATGCGGGTTGCTGTGAGTTGCTGCTGCGGCTAAGTTTGCCTGCCTGCCGCTAGCTGTTGGATATGTTGCTGCTATGCTGGCAGCTGAAGCCCGAGCCGATATTGTTGGTGTTTGTTTGTGCTGCGTTGCCTGCCTGTAGTTGTTTGTGGTGCCGCCTGATGTTGCTGCTGTCGCCTACTGTCCCTATTGCTGCTTGCTGTAGGTTGGTAGTTGCCGTTGATAGTTGCCGTAGTTTGTTAGCTGCTGCTTGCCGAGCTTGCTGCTAGACTAGttgttgctgccgcttgccgtcgccgcgtgcaccattccctccttcatggatccgatgagacccgagtaccatgacgacaatgacgtcctcgacgacccccggaacgagttcgactaccgtcgccgaagatcatgaatcgacgccgaagaccctgtgccgacgagaagaaccgtttacgactaccgtcgacgagaccgagtacctcgacttccacgacgtccacgatgaccgttgttccccttcaccaaaccgaaccgctccgattcggacgcatcgaaggtataccgatgggacatgtcgtgtaccgtgtacaagtgatgtatgaatgtatgtatgtatgcggcTATATATGTTTGCCTGTTGCACGTTGTCTTatttcgtcgtgcctcgacacatgggaacccgagatacgggatcaccccatctttatttaccgttcccgcacgcgttcctagtacgttggcacgatatctcgacgagttatcgggataggaacgttgccgtggcatcgtttccgttttgccgccatggttcgttctcgctcgtcgtggcggcacctgtttctttcccttcttgcccgtgttatgaacttgcatgcatgacacattcatggcatgatatatgtgttgcatgtttcttatgccgtagctccgatctatgctccgcatgttaaccgactaggatgtcagGTAGAATcactcgcttcacccttgccatgttaacaacatttaatattgcgtgttaaattaacgggagtgaactaagaattcatcgtggagtttcgtcgatatgtaactcgttgcatatcgagcttcacttaatgtgtagtgtttgcgtgaggtgaattgccatgccatcccgtgcatcgatgaactgatcatgcatcatattggggtatgcatcatgttgtgcatcgtgaggTGAATAGCTGTGTTGATGttcgtttccggtttgctccgtcacgatagagttccgcaagcgtgtcggaatgcgaggacccgttcgaccacgttggttcgccgacttctcggagtcattcttcttccaagcgggatctcaggcaagatgactattccccagataccattactatcattgccatgctagttttacctcttctatcgtttatgtctcgttgcctaccacatgtttacatttcagcctctcaacaatgccatgataaccttcaacctgttcgacctagcaaaccactgattggctatgttaccgcttgcttatccatgttgttagcgttgctagttgcaggtgcagatgcttccatgtgataacatgggttccttgtcttatcaccatacttaatgctatttaatttaatgcacctatacacttggtaaaaggtggaaggctcggcctttctagcctggtgttttgttccacctttgcccccttagtttcggctaccggtgttatgttccataaacgagcgctcctaacacgatcggggttgttatggggacccccttgataattcgttttagattaaagctggtctggcagggcccaactttggtactacattttcctaataactaatgaactgcatagggagtaattaacccgaggaaatttaatcaacccccgggccagtgctcctcatgagtgttggccccacctgagcgatgtccggcgcccctctggtcacccggaggtttagcgatcccgacgtctagctcatccgtcgtgtcctgagaacgaggtacgcgactcctatggtgatcgtcaacacgtcgggcggccttgctggattagttttacctttgacagaatatcttgtgcatcgggattccggtgatgctttcggtaatctcagagttgaggttttccactacggaatccgacgagatcacgagcttcgtgattgaggatttctatgcggcttgtggtaatttgtgatggactagttggagcacccctgcagggttaaatcttttcggaaagccgtgcccgcgattatgtggcgacgtggaaattttgtttaacactggttctagataacttgaagttaacttaattaaaatatgccaactgtgtgcgtaaccgtgactgtctctttcgtgagttctttctccgatcgaggacacggtggggttatgtctgacgtaggtaggtgttcaagatcatttatttgatcatcagtattttacgtccgctatgcgtagatcttccccctcttaattcttgtactcgtagttcagccaccaaatatatgcttagccgctgctgcaacctcaccacttaaccttgcctcacccattaagctttgctagtattgatacctttggaaatgagattgccgagtcccctgtggctcatagattactacaacaccagttgcaggtacaggtaaaggttactcgacgcgagcgcgttgattgttcatttggagttgcttcttcttcttcttcctcgtcgatctaggatgggttccaggccggcagcctgggatagcaaggatggacgtcgttcttatttttctcatttgttttcgtccgtagtcggaccctactcttactcttgatgattatgtaatgtactaatgtgactctgatgtagcttgtggcgagtgtaagccaactctatatatatctcttcttttcagtacatgtacttgtaactatatccattcttgcgacacgacgagatgcgcttctatccctgacgaggccctcgtgccaaattgaggatagggtcgcatctgggcgtgacatgcaactcaaatcaaaaaactcaagacagatgccagaaatacaattatatagatcatgctgtcaaaaacattcagatcaaaaagatgataaggtggtttttggcaaatttttccgtcaagcagacagaacctgtttctggacagcatgtcacaatattTGAACTTTCtttcaatcggaggctaaaacatgGCACAAaggttgaaaataaagatacattgatgttgctacagtagtaacaagcatcaacaccactaaaactgaaagtaaaaaattcaaagtaaagataacaagggttgtctccctagagctctttctttatagccataaagataggcttaagattttagtgatgctctcgtaggaataaaagttgtagaacaaaagagaacatcaagaagcaaatacgaaacaaatttaagtctaacatgcttcctatgcataggaatattgcaatagaataatttacTGAAgcgcaaagcaataagcataggaagccaaaacaagtgcagcttgaaAACCTTcagcataaagagagggaacttcatgttattgaaatatctataagcatatgttcccttctcataataattttcagtgggatcatgaataaactcaacaatataagtatcacataaagctttgttaccatgatccacatgcaaaaaggtactcttactctccacataagcataatatttgcggagcccatggttaggaatATTTAGCATTAAtgttttcagtctcccccaagcttgagctatgctctctcaGTCACGAGGATAGAAATTTTAAACATAATTCCTGTTCTCATGGACtttatgaagaggataaaacttggagtaaaagagagactgagtctcttcccaatcccgtatgtgagaatcatctagtagcctataccattccaatgcttttccttttagtGAAAAggtaaataatttcctcatgactccatctcttgtcaaacctgaaatcttaaacaactcacaaagttctgtaagtttcaacaaatgaatactaggattgactgttccatctcctgcataacaatcattcctaattatttcaattatcccaagtggtattttggacGGGATACATTCagcaggtggaggagacttctctaccacgggtgtggtaaagcggccttccccgaaCAGCGAACTAAGAATGTAGTTTTTCATAATCCTAACTAGTTATGCCAATCAtgaaaagaaaactaacaagactaaaaagcaaaggtaaaggatagcgtgtaactcccctatcttgaagactggagtccccggcaacggcgctagaaatattttcttgatgatgagatgatgtatatacttctcgctcctcgttggttacccaagtggaacattgagatgtagtcagcaacaagttttccctcacacggagactgtaaggtttatcgaaccaggaggactcctaggatcaacaagtaggtgtcttccaccatgtcgctagcagaagacgtggacctgcacacacacaaataactttgttcccaacgagtacagagaagttgtcaatctctctggccttgtagtttggaaaggatcaaaacacaagcgggaatagtaatagtgattgcaacggaaaagtaaatgaaagtggtaaatagtggaggtgtaaacaatgatggtgatatggaccggagtcacatgatgttcactagtgatgtctctcccccaaaagacgataaacaactatgcttgggtaaacaaattacagttgggcaattgacagaattatgaatgtaccgcaatgctaattatgctacttgatagttagaggttcaatagtaatgggcagtacgccaagacaagtagccgtttattcatcatcatctagttactaatcatcctctttgagatatctatccagaacatctcgccggcattaagttgcgagccccaccgaaagtgtaaactcaaaggaacggacaactgcattaacgaactatgtgtaaggtaaacaatccttgcaaccgtggtcacaagcaccgttgttttatccctcgtggaaacaacacatcccctagtctcttgtttctgtcactcaagctagacatcgagaggcatgaacccacaatcatgcataacgctccctcttggagttgcaatctactactcggccaaagcaataaatagcaacggagaacatgcatgaatcactaaggaacataatataaaaggataataaaatatataactcataacaatctgaacataatctcataatccatcggatcccaacaaatcgagcatagcaatagcaagagaattacatagatgccttgatcatgtagggcagctcacaaggactaaccattgacgcacaagattggagagaagacatcacataactagtggtcatggacccatggtccaaggaggactactcacggcaggtccgggaagcgtccatggcggtggagaagctccggaggtcaatcctccctccgagagggtgccgggaagaggtcttctaatgctcccgatctcggaagcgccgtggcggcagaacgatggagaaatttgcaattctcgatgtgatggaagggttttctcgcggaggagtaaatataggccaaaggagggcaccgaaggaggtgggacccacctaggaagactcttggcgcggccagggggtagtacgcgcccacaggtcgcctgggcagcctctggccccctctagcccatcttaggtgatttggaagcttccggtacactgatttttatatatttttctcgggatttttcgggcttcggaaaattgggtaaaagcccctacaaaaaagacatcagcagacacgaactggcactgggtgcaccgagttagtaggttagtacaaatatgtgtaaaatgatataaaagtgtagcaaaacatataacaatgtcacccaaaagatcatggaacaagtagaaattatagatacgtttgggacgtatcatgtgcatgcgctgtatcccttgtttgtctgtcctgaaagggtactaagagcaggccaatcgttgatggttacaaaaacAATGCTCGTAAGTCAAATTCCtgatgtttgtgctcatcccacacacatacacctttTTTTATCCCACAactataaaagttcatcaactaatggccttaggtacacatcaatgtcgttaccGTTGTGCTTAGTGCCTTGGATGAGCAccgacatcataatgaacttccgtttcatgcacaaccaaggagaaaGGTTGCAGATGCATAGAGTTAATGCCatgtgcacttaaaccaaactatACGTTCCTTGCGTCATCTCCAAAGTCCCTCCActctctctcaatttttctcCGCTGCGCGAGCCCCGTCAGCGGGTACTCTCAATAGCCCGTCTTTCTTTTGGCTTTttctgtgccatcgcaacaacttggcatgctctttgtttctaaaCAGATGTTTGAACCATAGTGTTATAGgagcatactatggtcatctcataTGATCTTATACAGCAATGCACCGCATATCggacatgcattcaaattctcgtactcctcaccgcCGTAGAGGATgctgtcattagggcatgcatgtatcttttgcAGCTCTAATCCTTCTTTGCTTTGTACATACTGTtaggcaattcattatcctttggaagctttttcttcattatttttagTAGATTCTGAAATCCCTTGTgagatacaccattctctgccttccattgcagcaattccagtgttgtTCCgaactttgtgttgccatcttcgcaatttgggtacaacccttttttgtgatcctctaacatgcgatcgaacttcaacttctccctttcacttttgcattttctctgtgcatcaacaatgacccggcgaagatcatcatcggcgGGCATatctggtgcctcttgatcttcagttTCCCTCGttgcagtatcaccgtattcaAGGAACATAGGATCCGGAGAattctcatcctcctcttcttcttcattgtcttctatcataacccctctttctccgtgcatggttCAAAAATTATAATGTGGCATGAAACCATTCTCAAGAAGGTGCAAGTGAAGGGTTTTCGGGGAACAGTAATTGTTCGTATTCCCACAGATAGTAGATGGACAATACATAAAACCATTATGCtagtttgcctcagccactttgAGAAAATTATGCAGGTCGTCAATGTAGTTGGAGGTGTGTCGGTCACCGTACAACCATTACCCGCTCATCTGCATGCATTATATAATTAACTATATAAAAAACCATTACAGAACATTATCAGTAGAGAAGTGacgaaattaatacaagttcatcatcacactaAAACCAAAGtatagtagtgatcaaatgttattactcaaaaaataaatacataaagttcatacatatACTTCTCATAGAACAACATACaactctctagagcatctaattaaaacatacattgaaactaacatacaactatgtaaaagatTTAAATGCAACAATAAATGCGATCGaagtcgcaactaaggtaacaattgattcaacaacataatgatagcaAGCCTCATTATCAATGCTATACTTTCTGATCTTTCTAATCTTTaagcgcattgcattcatctcGGTCTTGTGTAGATCGTCGACATCGGCAGcatgcaactccaatttcatctccaCTTCTTCAACACTTTTCAGTTTTTCTTTCAAATAACTGTTTTCTTTTTCGACCTTATTTAACCTCTCAACAAGAGGGTCGGttcgaatttccggttcacatacctccttgaTAAAGACATTTATGTCAAGTTGGTATGACATATATAGGCATtctttttgtcccggttggttTCTAGAACCGGAACTGAAGactcacctttagtcccggttccagacacaaagcgggactaaaggggttgcgcTACGAGCCATGCCCTTTAGTCCTTTTAGTCCCGTTTCATGGCTGGaacagggactaaaggtcccagacGAACCGGGACTGGTGCCCGCCGAGGCCCGACCGGCGTCCTGGCCGCTCTAACCGGCAGTGATGCACGCATTAGTCCCGATTCGTAAGTCGGCCGGTACTGTTGCTCTCATCTAGTaaaaccaaagccctgttttctactagtggctgAAGGTGGTCGGTTTAGGAGTTGTAAATATTGGGGTACTCtaaatatgaaatttttacaatGTAAAAACTACAAATTGTTAGAAGCTGCTCCGGAAATTTACCTCTTTCGGTGGCTTTTAGCTTCTACAAAGGAGAAGTTGGGAGAAGTTGTCCAGTCAAACACAACCTTAGTCAGGACCCACATGTAACTCACTCTTTTCCTTCGAAACCGAAGCCCAAAAGATACCTATTCCCCTAGAGTTCAAAACATCTTCAGCTCACAAGCCAATTAAGTTACAAAAACTAGACAGAAAGGAAGATAAGCATAAAATTCAAACAATCCCCTTAAGATTTAGTAGTATCAATGAAATAGTTAATAGCCACAAAATTTTGAAGCAAGAAAATAAAGTAGTACTACATGAGAACCAACCAATGAACTTCTCAAAACTTCAAGGGAAAATGTTACAATCGAAAAAACTTGTGGTGCATATGCGTAGCCATCAGCTCATATATGGGCAAACAGTCAAGCACCCTGCCTGTAGAAATAAATTCCGATCGAGTAGCAAATCACAGTCGATCGGTGAGACCAAATTGTCAGATTGAATTTGGATTCACGATTGATCAGTCGACGTAGACGCCGCAGGTCTCTCTGATCTCGCCTTGGGTGCCGGTGAGGACGCCGACCCTGCCCATGTTGATCATGGCGACAGCGAAGTCGGCGAAGAAGATGTCGAAAGAGGACGCGTTGTTCATGAGGGCGACGTAGGCGCCCGTGAGGCTGTCGTCCAACAGCGCGGCGTCGGAGCGCAGCACCGCCCGGTGATTGTACACGGACTCGTAGTATCCCTGGTCGAACTTGTCCACGGTCACATCGTCCATGGGCACCACGCTTGCCATCTTGTCCGTTGGGCACTTGGTCCTCAGCGTCTTCCCGTACGCCGGATCCAGCGAGGGGTCCTGGTCGCCGGCTCCAGTGAAGTTGTAGAGCCGCTTCGAGAAGGAGGAGCAGTGCGTCACTCCAATCGTGTGGGCCGCTGCATCCATGCATTTTATGTCACCGTTCAGTCAGGTCATCGGAGACAAAGGACACCGCGATGGAGTTATGAATGATTCTTTCGTACCGGAGAGGACGACCATGTCCTTCATGGTGAGATTCTTGACCGCGAAGTACTGGGTGAGCACGGTGACGTTCCCGTCGGCCGGTGGCAGGTTGGTGAGGGCCTCCACCAACTTGGAGATGTTCCCGTCGCGGCGGCCAGTCTCCACCTCGTAGTATGGCCCAGCGCTCTGCACCACCACAACTTATGATGATGAGGAGAGCAATTTCACAATCAATGGAGTACTAGTAACGAGGGGTACATACAAGATTGACGGCGTCACGCGCGGCCATGGCCATGATGTCGGCGCAGGAGACGACGAGGGGGCATGCTTTCTCCACCACCTTTTTGATAGCCTCGATGGCCTCGTAGCCGCGCACGGTGAGGTTGGGGTCGGCGTGCTTCTCAGCGGTGCCGTTGTGGGAGTTGAGCATGAGGGAAGCGTCGCAGCCCAGGACGAAGCAGTCGTGGAAGTGGAGGCGGAGGAGGCCGGCGCGGAGGGTGGAGTCGTCGGCGAAGATGGCCTCAAGCTCGGTGCGCACAAGCTCCTCCACGCCCGGGCACGTCGTGTTGTAGTAACCATACTGCAAATCGGCCTGCGCAAAGCTGGCTAGGAGGCTCGCCGCGGCAACCAAGATCAAGAAACTGGCGGTAGCCATGGCAGAAGAGACGATGAACTAAGGTGCGCACGGTCCGAtcgagcaaggaagaggaaatggATGGATCGATCGATGAAGATCCTGGTCGCCGTGTGGCTGCATTTATATGGGGATCCATGGTCTGATATGGATGTTTGGTGCAAATGTTGAGTTGACCTTGCAGAGCACAGTTCGTGCTCGACATGACCGTCGACAAACATAGCAAACATACCATGCGTGCGGACCATTACCAGCGCAGCTCGATCGTCTCTGTCATTATAAGGGGAATATATTCGAGCTAGGGGGGATGAGTTGGATTATTTAGGACTGCTTGAAAAATCAAACTTTTAGATGAGCTGCTAATTCTGTGTTTTGCGGCGCTGGATACTGTAcgtttagtttttattttgtatGTTAAGCGACTAAAGGGACTAGTCAACAttttgttttcaagcaaaacaggCTGGTCAAGTCCTTGCTTGATAAAAATTAGAGTACAAAGGAGGAAGGAAGCTCAAAATAAAATTACCATGGACAGAAGCAAGTATGATTGCGTTTCAGAGTCGCGATACATTTTTTTGGTTCTTATAGGTTTTCTGATccaataagagcatctccaaacgTTTGGCCCTCATTTTTATAGGTTTTCTTTTCTTAACACATTTCTCGTTTAGCTTAGTACACAGTGTTAATTTTTAGCGC
This window encodes:
- the LOC123430128 gene encoding peroxidase 1-like, whose protein sequence is MATASFLILVAAASLLASFAQADLQYGYYNTTCPGVEELVRTELEAIFADDSTLRAGLLRLHFHDCFVLGCDASLMLNSHNGTAEKHADPNLTVRGYEAIEAIKKVVEKACPLVVSCADIMAMAARDAVNLSAGPYYEVETGRRDGNISKLVEALTNLPPADGNVTVLTQYFAVKNLTMKDMVVLSAAHTIGVTHCSSFSKRLYNFTGAGDQDPSLDPAYGKTLRTKCPTDKMASVVPMDDVTVDKFDQGYYESVYNHRAVLRSDAALLDDSLTGAYVALMNNASSFDIFFADFAVAMINMGRVGVLTGTQGEIRETCGVYVD